Proteins encoded in a region of the Candidatus Krumholzibacteriia bacterium genome:
- a CDS encoding 6-bladed beta-propeller has product MNKLVRNLGIAVLVGGAAAATPSPGQEAGKSNAPVVESSETPGEEVRLQAKELWRRGGEDDDVLFGLVAGLVTDREGNIYVLDGQLSTIHVFSPTGEHLRQIGREGEGPGEFRNASDLFLGPGNALGVVQVFPGRIVKLGLDGTPAGNFALPEVAGGGFQLVFVGRGLPDRVVLAGAQQHTQDGKQNQVSYLTAFDPQGKQIARYHEENAETRFGGMKFVEKTFSNFQRRWALAPDGRVASALTYDDYRITLWNPDGSPNRVIDRPKYAPFARTGEIKKRFQKFFDSITRWNPGSTFEVSPTHAAVADLRFAEDGSLWVLSGRGMWEHEPGVFAS; this is encoded by the coding sequence GTGAACAAGCTCGTCAGGAACCTCGGTATCGCCGTGCTCGTCGGAGGGGCCGCGGCGGCAACACCGTCGCCGGGCCAAGAAGCCGGCAAGAGCAATGCGCCCGTGGTGGAGAGCAGCGAGACCCCGGGCGAAGAAGTCAGGCTGCAAGCGAAGGAGCTCTGGCGTCGCGGCGGCGAGGATGACGACGTCCTCTTCGGCCTGGTGGCGGGACTGGTCACCGACCGCGAGGGCAACATCTATGTGCTCGATGGGCAGCTCTCGACCATCCATGTCTTCTCGCCGACCGGGGAGCACCTGCGTCAGATCGGTCGGGAGGGCGAGGGCCCGGGAGAATTCCGCAATGCCAGCGACCTGTTCCTCGGTCCGGGCAACGCGCTCGGGGTCGTGCAAGTCTTCCCGGGACGGATCGTCAAGCTCGGCCTCGATGGCACACCCGCCGGCAACTTCGCGCTTCCGGAGGTGGCGGGCGGCGGCTTCCAGCTCGTCTTCGTCGGCCGCGGCCTGCCCGACCGCGTCGTGCTCGCCGGAGCGCAGCAGCACACGCAGGACGGCAAGCAGAACCAGGTGAGCTACCTCACGGCGTTCGATCCCCAGGGCAAGCAAATCGCTCGTTACCACGAGGAAAACGCGGAAACGCGCTTCGGCGGTATGAAGTTCGTCGAGAAGACCTTCAGCAACTTCCAGCGCCGCTGGGCCCTGGCGCCGGACGGCCGCGTGGCGTCGGCGCTCACCTACGACGACTACCGCATCACCCTGTGGAATCCCGATGGCAGCCCGAACCGCGTCATCGACCGGCCAAAGTACGCGCCCTTCGCCCGCACCGGCGAGATCAAGAAGCGCTTCCAGAAGTTCTTCGACTCCATCACGCGCTGGAACCCGGGCTCCACCTTCGAGGTGAGCCCGACGCACGCGGCCGTCGCCGACCTCCGCTTCGCCGAGGACGGCAGCCTGTGGGTACTCTCCGGGCGGGGCATGTGGGAGCACGAGCCCGGCGTCTTCGCCAGCTA
- the lnt gene encoding apolipoprotein N-acyltransferase has translation MRLTRLGRWLDHPLTLCVLAGALYALAFPPVHAGPLAWLVLFPFVRAMRSLRTWRQAVLYGALAAVVMCAIGYAWIADMAMRFWRAPLPVAALLLLVYASFGEINFTLFALILQRWRGRFERWPAAATALLYTLLEEVVPKVFPDTLGSTQGNMPFLPASAALVGTFGLSFLLAWFGACLGWWGGGGVSRRRRAMELGLCLLCVALLWTYGLRRQRLMAALPVERQLRLALVQTNIGDAGVFIEELGSSGRMASHVIGRYAAMTQATVKEQRADLVVWPETAVPVTPRNEAFEPVRALVRSLDVPLVFGGYDFQVQRTGTWRVYNTLFWMDSRGRVRERYHKHNLLPLGEHIPFAERFPVLLDLIPNAGEFSPGPGARVLEVEGVRYAPLICYELLFPRYVRRGVRQGAEVLLNLTNDYWFGSYAEPEQHLSLARMRAFETGRPIVRATNTGISAVIDADGSILARTALWQPEVLRATLPLHTATVTPYVRAGEWVVVALAGFAWGLAALLWKFVP, from the coding sequence TTGCGCCTCACGAGACTGGGCCGCTGGTTGGATCACCCACTGACGCTTTGCGTCCTCGCCGGGGCGTTGTACGCGCTGGCGTTTCCTCCAGTGCACGCGGGTCCGCTGGCGTGGCTGGTGTTGTTCCCCTTCGTCCGCGCCATGCGCAGCCTCCGCACCTGGCGCCAGGCGGTGCTCTACGGCGCCCTCGCTGCCGTGGTCATGTGCGCCATTGGCTACGCCTGGATCGCCGACATGGCGATGCGTTTCTGGCGTGCGCCCTTGCCGGTGGCGGCGCTTCTCCTCCTGGTCTACGCCAGTTTCGGTGAGATCAACTTCACTCTGTTCGCTTTGATCCTGCAGCGCTGGCGCGGGCGCTTCGAGCGCTGGCCCGCGGCGGCGACGGCCTTGTTGTATACGCTGCTGGAAGAGGTGGTGCCGAAGGTGTTCCCCGACACGCTGGGTTCGACGCAGGGGAACATGCCGTTCCTGCCGGCGTCCGCGGCCCTGGTCGGGACCTTCGGGCTCTCCTTCCTCCTGGCTTGGTTCGGCGCTTGCCTCGGTTGGTGGGGAGGTGGCGGCGTGAGCCGGCGGCGCCGCGCCATGGAACTCGGGCTCTGCTTGTTGTGCGTCGCCCTCCTGTGGACCTACGGTCTCCGCCGGCAGCGCCTCATGGCGGCGTTGCCGGTGGAGAGGCAGCTTCGGCTCGCGCTCGTACAGACCAATATCGGCGACGCCGGTGTTTTCATCGAGGAGTTGGGCAGCAGCGGCCGCATGGCGAGCCACGTGATCGGACGCTACGCCGCCATGACCCAGGCGACGGTGAAGGAACAGCGTGCCGATCTCGTCGTCTGGCCCGAGACGGCGGTGCCGGTGACGCCACGGAACGAAGCCTTCGAGCCCGTGCGCGCCCTGGTCCGTAGCCTCGACGTGCCCCTCGTCTTCGGCGGCTATGATTTCCAGGTGCAACGCACCGGCACCTGGCGGGTGTACAACACGCTCTTCTGGATGGATTCCCGCGGCCGGGTGCGCGAGCGCTACCACAAGCACAACCTCTTGCCTCTGGGTGAGCACATCCCGTTCGCCGAACGCTTCCCCGTTCTCCTCGACCTCATCCCCAACGCCGGCGAGTTCTCCCCGGGACCGGGCGCGCGGGTGCTGGAAGTGGAAGGCGTGCGCTACGCGCCCCTCATCTGCTACGAGCTGCTCTTCCCGCGCTACGTCCGCCGTGGCGTGCGTCAGGGAGCCGAAGTGCTCCTCAACCTCACCAACGACTACTGGTTCGGGAGCTACGCCGAGCCCGAGCAGCACCTGTCGCTGGCGCGCATGCGCGCCTTCGAAACCGGCCGGCCCATCGTGCGTGCAACCAACACCGGGATCTCGGCGGTGATCGATGCCGACGGGAGCATCCTGGCGCGGACGGCGCTGTGGCAGCCCGAGGTGCTGCGCGCTACACTGCCGCTGCACACGGCGACCGTGACGCCGTACGTGCGAGCGGGGGAATGGGTGGTGGTGGCCCTCGCTGGGTTCGCTTGGGGTCTGGCGGCTCTGCTCTGGAAGTTCGTCCCCTGA
- a CDS encoding tetratricopeptide repeat protein → MARGWARIRLVVLAVAALLAFAVAVPRGGWVFDDHVLIERNADLARADVWWAAFGRDYYASSEAPGVSGYYRPLAVLCNAFDVHVWRGRPQGAHLTNLVLHTLATLAVLPALAALGVSPAAAWWTALVFAVHPVHAESVAFVSGRVDVLATLFVLLALGAAGARHRWAWLGVGAASLLAFLSKESAIVLPVLLALVWWVQRRAPWKEIAALAAALALALVLRAAALPSLLPTTAQGAAAAGNLLLPLQSLVFVLMALFAPVARLLVEPEPAQLGVAWAAAAVVVAGALWGGALALRPRARPALRCAALAGFAALLPVLNLLPQETRLSERFLYLPSAFWLAPVGVLVETAWERRGWWRRLVLAVATLVLVGLLVISSWRARLWRDDLAIWRQAVREEPERAAFWDRLGLALTERRSFGPAEEAQRRAVQLDPRNFNAWHNLGVLLQAKRDTQGAMEAYRRALALQPQSVATHVYLGRLLMAGRDLEGAYAEFQAALQVMPENFEALRMAGMVALRLEDFAAAARYLEAARRLQPDNPAIQKALERLQQRQQP, encoded by the coding sequence ATGGCGCGCGGATGGGCACGAATCCGGCTCGTGGTTCTCGCTGTCGCGGCGCTGCTGGCCTTCGCAGTCGCCGTCCCCCGCGGGGGCTGGGTCTTCGACGATCACGTCCTCATCGAACGCAATGCCGACCTGGCGCGGGCCGATGTCTGGTGGGCCGCCTTCGGACGGGACTACTACGCCAGCAGCGAAGCTCCCGGTGTTTCGGGCTATTACCGCCCCCTCGCGGTTCTCTGCAACGCCTTCGACGTGCACGTCTGGCGCGGCCGGCCGCAAGGTGCGCACCTGACCAACTTGGTGTTGCATACCCTGGCCACGCTCGCCGTGCTTCCGGCGCTCGCCGCGCTGGGCGTGTCGCCGGCAGCCGCCTGGTGGACGGCGCTCGTTTTCGCCGTGCATCCCGTGCATGCCGAATCGGTGGCTTTCGTCTCCGGGCGCGTGGACGTACTCGCGACGCTCTTCGTCCTGCTGGCGCTCGGCGCCGCGGGTGCGCGGCACCGCTGGGCCTGGCTCGGCGTCGGCGCTGCGAGCCTGCTCGCCTTTCTTTCCAAAGAGAGCGCCATCGTGCTGCCGGTGTTGCTGGCCCTCGTCTGGTGGGTGCAAAGGCGTGCGCCGTGGAAGGAAATCGCCGCCCTCGCCGCCGCGCTGGCGCTGGCGCTTGTCTTGCGTGCGGCGGCGCTCCCGTCGCTGTTGCCGACGACGGCGCAGGGAGCTGCCGCGGCGGGCAATCTGCTCCTGCCCTTGCAGAGCCTCGTGTTCGTTCTGATGGCTCTCTTCGCCCCCGTGGCACGTCTCCTCGTCGAACCGGAGCCGGCGCAACTCGGGGTGGCGTGGGCGGCGGCGGCGGTCGTCGTCGCGGGCGCCCTCTGGGGCGGAGCCTTGGCGCTCCGGCCGCGAGCGCGCCCCGCCCTCCGTTGCGCCGCACTCGCGGGTTTCGCCGCCCTGCTCCCGGTTCTCAACTTGTTGCCGCAGGAGACGCGCTTGTCCGAGCGCTTTCTCTATCTCCCTTCCGCTTTCTGGCTCGCACCGGTGGGTGTTCTGGTGGAGACTGCCTGGGAGCGGCGCGGCTGGTGGCGGCGACTCGTGCTGGCGGTCGCGACGCTGGTGCTGGTGGGGCTGCTCGTGATCTCTTCCTGGCGCGCCCGCCTGTGGCGTGACGACCTCGCCATCTGGCGACAAGCGGTGCGCGAGGAGCCAGAGCGTGCCGCTTTCTGGGACCGTCTCGGCCTCGCCCTCACCGAGCGCCGCAGTTTCGGCCCGGCGGAAGAAGCGCAGCGGCGCGCGGTGCAGCTGGATCCGCGCAATTTCAACGCCTGGCACAATCTCGGCGTCCTCCTGCAGGCGAAGCGCGACACCCAGGGCGCCATGGAAGCGTACCGCCGGGCGCTCGCTCTGCAACCACAGAGCGTCGCCACCCACGTGTACCTGGGCCGTCTCCTGATGGCGGGACGCGATCTCGAGGGAGCCTACGCCGAGTTCCAGGCCGCTCTGCAGGTCATGCCCGAGAACTTCGAGGCCCTGCGCATGGCCGGCATGGTGGCGCTGCGGCTCGAGGACTTCGCCGCTGCGGCGCGCTATCTCGAAGCAGCGCGGCGTCTGCAGCCGGACAACCCGGCGATCCAGAAGGCGCTGGAAAGGCTGCAGCAGCGGCAGCAGCCGTGA